Proteins from one Halovivax limisalsi genomic window:
- a CDS encoding adenosylcobalamin-dependent ribonucleoside-diphosphate reductase — protein sequence MSESERAVDEITLPVKRTEGETLEDRLTDNAYENILPARYLRKDSNGELIESQEDLFERVGENIALAEAVYEADNQDVEITVTPDQLKPDHPRRDELAADVFGAGTTVDDDVETTLTEHNVNKFAYETIVPELPASVREHVEDVAETFIEGMERLSFMPNSPTLMNAGDELQQLSACFVMSPDDDLSDIHETAKKAAEVFQSGGGVGYGFWQLRPYGDSVGSTGGIASGPITFMRTYDQLCETIAQGGTRRGAQMGIMRVSHPDVVEFIHAKNKDVSLAHTLRLNDPDDYTYTTFSEALEEARDLIDEDGRVPKHLRNAVEGHLSNFNISVGVTDDFMDAVRNGEEYTFTNPRTEEPHVATEETKEMYSRYDLGEHVEVGEPLSVPAELVWERIVEGAHENGEPGVIYLERVNKEHSFDVEEHPEHRIKATNPCGEQPLEEFEACNLGHINLSTLAASDSPDWRVWSDRHADEYESREAAIDAFLQEAIDFEEFDERIEYGTRFLENVVTMSDFPVEEIEETVRDMRKIGLGIMGLAQLYVQLGVRYGSDEGNEIARQLLTHINHEAKWTSHELALERGSFNDWDDSKYADPQAYRDWFEHQTGLAAEKYPDGFPIRNHNVTTIAPTGTTSMVGNTTGGCEPIYNVAYYKNVTDDVQGEEMLVEFDDYFLRTLEANDVDVEAAKREAQEQMANNEFDGVEGLDTVPDAIGELFVITSDLSAKEHAAVQCACQAGVDSAISKTVNAPNDSTLEDAKEVFEWVYENGGKGVTYYRDGTRSKQVLTTRADNAEFADEDEAAEVIVEQIREVFGGLEAFLESDDVRAVAEEELSSLLAGEVDYTEKRPRPDALQGVSQRIDTGYGKVYVTINEDPETQEPFELFANIGHSGGFTNSFTEALAKVISTALRSGVDPHEIVDELCGTRSPKVAWDKGEQIQSIPDAIGTAMRRYLDDEIDKPYPKQQTLGETADEIAPDADARSPAVEHDGPETDGGAATRGTNATQDLIDAGESPECPDCGSLSLYFSEGCKTCESCGWSEC from the coding sequence ATGAGCGAGTCCGAGCGCGCGGTCGACGAGATCACGCTCCCCGTCAAGCGCACCGAAGGCGAGACGCTCGAAGATCGCCTGACGGACAACGCCTACGAGAACATCCTTCCCGCGCGCTACCTGCGCAAGGACTCGAACGGCGAGTTGATCGAGAGCCAGGAGGACCTCTTCGAGCGCGTCGGCGAGAACATCGCGCTGGCCGAGGCGGTCTACGAGGCGGACAACCAGGACGTCGAGATCACGGTCACCCCCGACCAGCTCAAGCCCGATCACCCCCGCCGGGACGAGCTGGCCGCTGACGTCTTTGGCGCCGGAACGACCGTCGACGACGACGTCGAGACCACCCTCACCGAGCACAACGTCAACAAGTTCGCCTACGAGACGATCGTCCCCGAACTCCCCGCGTCGGTCCGCGAGCACGTCGAGGACGTCGCGGAGACGTTCATCGAAGGCATGGAGCGCCTCTCGTTCATGCCGAACTCGCCGACGCTGATGAACGCGGGCGACGAACTCCAGCAGCTCTCCGCGTGTTTCGTCATGAGCCCGGACGACGACCTCTCGGACATCCACGAGACGGCCAAGAAGGCCGCGGAGGTCTTCCAGTCCGGCGGCGGCGTCGGCTACGGCTTCTGGCAGCTGCGGCCGTACGGCGACTCGGTCGGCTCGACCGGCGGCATCGCGTCGGGTCCGATCACCTTCATGCGGACGTACGACCAGCTCTGTGAGACCATCGCCCAGGGCGGGACCCGCCGAGGCGCCCAGATGGGCATCATGCGCGTCTCGCACCCGGACGTCGTCGAGTTCATCCACGCGAAGAACAAGGACGTCTCGCTCGCGCACACGCTTCGTCTCAACGACCCCGACGACTACACCTACACCACCTTCTCCGAGGCCCTGGAGGAGGCCCGCGACCTCATCGACGAGGACGGCCGGGTCCCCAAACACCTGCGAAACGCCGTCGAGGGCCACCTGTCGAACTTCAACATCTCCGTCGGCGTCACCGACGACTTCATGGACGCCGTCCGGAACGGCGAGGAGTACACGTTCACCAACCCGCGGACCGAGGAGCCACACGTCGCCACCGAAGAGACCAAGGAGATGTACTCGCGGTACGATCTCGGCGAGCACGTCGAGGTCGGCGAACCCCTCTCCGTGCCCGCCGAACTCGTCTGGGAGCGCATCGTCGAGGGCGCCCACGAGAACGGCGAGCCCGGCGTGATCTACCTCGAACGGGTGAACAAGGAACACTCCTTCGACGTCGAAGAACACCCGGAACATAGAATAAAAGCGACTAACCCCTGCGGCGAGCAACCTTTGGAAGAATTCGAGGCCTGTAATCTCGGACACATCAACCTCAGTACGCTCGCCGCGTCGGATTCTCCGGACTGGCGCGTCTGGTCGGATCGCCACGCCGACGAGTACGAAAGCCGAGAGGCGGCGATCGACGCCTTCCTGCAGGAGGCGATCGACTTCGAGGAGTTCGACGAGCGCATCGAGTACGGCACGCGCTTCCTCGAGAACGTCGTCACCATGTCGGACTTCCCGGTCGAGGAGATCGAGGAGACGGTCCGCGATATGCGCAAGATCGGCCTCGGCATCATGGGCCTGGCCCAGCTGTATGTCCAGCTCGGCGTGCGCTACGGCAGCGACGAGGGCAACGAGATCGCTCGTCAGCTGTTGACCCACATCAATCACGAGGCCAAGTGGACCAGTCACGAACTGGCTCTCGAGCGGGGCTCGTTCAACGACTGGGACGACTCGAAGTACGCCGATCCCCAGGCGTATCGGGACTGGTTCGAGCACCAGACCGGCCTGGCGGCCGAGAAGTACCCGGACGGCTTCCCGATTCGGAATCACAACGTGACGACGATCGCGCCGACGGGGACGACCTCGATGGTCGGCAACACGACCGGCGGCTGCGAGCCGATCTACAACGTCGCCTACTACAAGAACGTCACCGACGACGTCCAGGGCGAGGAGATGCTCGTCGAGTTCGACGACTACTTCCTACGGACACTGGAGGCCAACGACGTCGACGTCGAGGCCGCGAAACGGGAGGCCCAGGAGCAGATGGCGAACAACGAGTTCGACGGCGTCGAGGGGCTCGACACCGTCCCGGACGCCATCGGCGAACTGTTCGTCATCACGTCGGACCTCTCCGCGAAGGAACACGCCGCGGTCCAGTGTGCCTGCCAGGCGGGCGTGGACTCGGCCATCTCCAAGACGGTCAACGCGCCCAACGACTCCACGCTGGAAGACGCAAAGGAGGTCTTCGAGTGGGTCTACGAGAATGGCGGCAAGGGCGTCACCTACTACCGCGACGGCACCCGATCCAAGCAGGTACTCACGACGCGGGCGGACAACGCGGAGTTCGCCGACGAGGACGAGGCCGCCGAGGTCATCGTCGAGCAGATCCGCGAGGTCTTCGGCGGTCTGGAGGCCTTCCTCGAGAGCGATGACGTCCGGGCCGTCGCCGAGGAGGAACTCTCCTCGCTACTTGCCGGCGAAGTCGACTACACCGAGAAACGCCCGCGACCCGACGCGCTGCAGGGCGTCAGCCAGCGCATCGACACCGGCTACGGCAAGGTCTACGTGACCATCAACGAGGATCCGGAGACGCAGGAGCCGTTCGAGCTCTTCGCGAACATCGGCCACTCGGGCGGCTTCACCAACTCCTTCACCGAGGCGCTCGCGAAGGTCATCTCGACGGCGCTGCGAAGCGGCGTCGATCCCCACGAGATCGTCGACGAACTCTGCGGGACGCGCAGCCCGAAGGTCGCCTGGGACAAGGGCGAGCAGATCCAGTCCATCCCGGACGCGATCGGGACGGCCATGCGACGCTACCTCGACGACGAGATCGACAAGCCGTATCCGAAACAGCAGACGCTCGGCGAGACCGCCGACGAGATTGCGCCCGACGCCGACGCCCGATCGCCGGCCGTCGAACACGACGGTCCGGAGACGGACGGCGGGGCCGCGACGCGAGGGACGAACGCGACCCAGGACCTGATCGACGCGGGCGAGTCGCCGGAGTGTCCCGACTGCGGGTCGCTCTCGCTGTACTTCTCGGAGGGCTGTAAGACCTGCGAGTCCTGCGGCTGGAGCGAGTGCTGA
- a CDS encoding amidohydrolase family protein: MTTPTALDAVDGPRAIDTHAHQPTSEFLHDAGGQMMRDAADRFGADLETDTYENMVAEYREAGVSRAVLLGWDAETNTGNPPVPNDYVAEVRDEYDDFFIGFGSVDPLKDDCVEEAIRCVADLDLSGFKFQQIAQGFDPSDPAHEELFSTIEDLGVPVVFHGGNSTLGACSAGGRGLKVKYGNPMLIDDVAADHPDLQILIAHPAFPWEKEQLAICQQKGNVYMDLSGWMPRYIDDQVMHYAKTLLSDKVMFGTDYPMIEPEPWLSQFGELDISEDVQRKILWENAEEFFGL; encoded by the coding sequence ATGACCACGCCGACGGCGCTCGACGCGGTCGACGGACCGCGCGCGATCGACACGCACGCTCACCAGCCGACGAGCGAGTTCCTCCACGACGCGGGCGGGCAGATGATGCGGGATGCGGCCGACCGGTTCGGCGCCGACCTGGAGACCGACACCTACGAGAACATGGTCGCCGAGTACCGCGAGGCGGGCGTCAGTCGGGCCGTGCTGCTGGGCTGGGACGCCGAGACGAACACCGGGAATCCCCCGGTCCCGAACGACTACGTCGCCGAGGTTCGCGACGAGTACGACGACTTCTTCATCGGCTTCGGCTCCGTCGACCCGCTCAAGGACGATTGCGTCGAGGAGGCGATCCGCTGCGTGGCGGATCTCGACCTCTCGGGATTCAAGTTCCAGCAGATCGCGCAGGGGTTCGATCCGTCCGACCCGGCTCACGAGGAGCTCTTTTCGACCATCGAGGACCTCGGCGTACCGGTCGTCTTCCACGGCGGGAACTCGACGCTCGGCGCCTGCTCGGCCGGCGGTCGCGGCCTCAAGGTCAAGTACGGCAACCCGATGCTCATCGACGACGTCGCCGCCGACCACCCCGACCTCCAGATCCTCATCGCCCATCCCGCGTTCCCCTGGGAGAAAGAACAGCTCGCGATCTGTCAGCAGAAGGGCAACGTCTACATGGACCTCTCGGGCTGGATGCCCCGGTACATCGACGACCAGGTGATGCACTACGCGAAGACGCTACTTTCGGACAAGGTCATGTTCGGCACCGACTACCCGATGATCGAACCCGAGCCGTGGCTCTCGCAGTTCGGCGAGCTGGATATCTCCGAAGACGTGCAGCGAAAGATACTCTGGGAGAACGCGGAGGAGTTCTTCGGATTGTAA
- the trpG gene encoding anthranilate synthase component II, producing MSAVDAPADGPGRPHVCVVDNYDSFTYNLVEYVSGHASTDVLTNTASLAAIRETNPDAIVVSPGPGHPENERDVGVSTAVFEELGPEIPTLGVCLGLEAAVYAYGGSVGRAPEPVHGKTSPVEHDGRGVFDGLESGLPAGRYHSLVATEVPDCFEVTATTDHAGEELVMGIRHREHPIECVQFHPESVLTGFGHDLIANFLATR from the coding sequence ATGAGCGCCGTCGATGCCCCGGCTGACGGGCCGGGACGGCCCCACGTCTGCGTCGTCGACAACTACGACTCGTTCACCTACAACCTGGTCGAGTACGTCAGCGGCCACGCCTCGACGGACGTCCTGACGAACACGGCCTCGCTCGCGGCGATTCGGGAGACGAACCCCGACGCGATCGTCGTCAGTCCCGGGCCCGGGCATCCGGAAAACGAGCGCGACGTGGGCGTCAGCACCGCGGTCTTCGAGGAGCTGGGTCCCGAGATTCCGACGCTCGGCGTCTGTCTCGGCCTGGAGGCGGCCGTCTACGCCTACGGCGGGTCGGTCGGGCGTGCCCCGGAACCGGTCCACGGAAAGACGTCACCCGTCGAACACGACGGCCGCGGCGTCTTCGACGGCCTCGAATCGGGCCTGCCGGCCGGCCGGTACCACTCGCTGGTCGCGACCGAGGTCCCGGACTGTTTCGAGGTGACGGCCACGACCGACCACGCGGGCGAGGAACTCGTGATGGGGATTCGCCACCGCGAGCACCCGATCGAGTGCGTGCAGTTTCACCCGGAGAGCGTCCTCACCGGCTTCGGGCACGACCTGATCGCGAACTTCCTCGCGACGCGGTAA
- the trpE gene encoding anthranilate synthase component I, with protein sequence MDAVAPDLDRATFVDLAGEAGDRPVVVRTEFALDADTTPLSAYAALTGRTANPDAEPADSGSGAPSGGSHTGSDGKLAAAEYAFLLESAEKTASSDPDGAFRPGGGDPERHARYSYVGYDPAAVVTVADGERTVESLSAAVPAGLLVGSSDGDVFDSLRASLPAVRLENFPDRERQHFDGGLVGFLAYDAVYDCWLDEVGLDHPDTRVPDAQFLLTTKTLAFDEHDGTVSLVCTPIVGPDDDPGAVYDALADEAERVVETLSDARDPDTGGFVRRDETAGSRERYESIVEEAKERVLDGEIYQGVLSRSRELAGEVDPLALYRSLRAVNPSPYMYLLAHGDRTVVGASPETLVSVRGREVVANPIAGTCARGQSPVEDRRLAGELLADDKERAEHTMLVDLARNDVRRVAEPGSVRVAEFMNVLKYSHVQHIESTVTAHLAADADAFDATRAAFPAGTLAGAPKIRAMELIDAFEDDPRGLYGGGVGYYSWGGDADVAIVIRTATIARGGASAVDGLDEAAEDDDLVTVRAGAGIVADSDPAAEYEETEAKMDGVLTALERIESTDAGDADVGGGDAGRRDGGAGERASDADERDGDAGSGGDDADEMDADAPSNTAEVSR encoded by the coding sequence ATGGACGCCGTCGCACCGGATCTCGACCGAGCCACGTTCGTCGACCTGGCGGGCGAGGCCGGAGACCGACCGGTCGTCGTCCGGACCGAGTTCGCCCTCGACGCCGATACGACGCCGCTCTCGGCCTACGCCGCCCTCACCGGCCGGACGGCGAATCCCGACGCGGAGCCAGCCGACTCCGGTTCCGGCGCGCCTTCCGGCGGCTCGCACACGGGGTCGGACGGGAAGTTGGCTGCGGCCGAGTACGCGTTCCTGCTCGAGAGCGCGGAGAAGACGGCCTCCAGCGATCCGGACGGCGCGTTTCGTCCCGGCGGCGGCGATCCCGAGCGCCACGCGAGGTACTCCTACGTCGGCTACGATCCGGCGGCCGTCGTCACCGTCGCGGACGGCGAGCGGACGGTCGAGTCGCTGTCCGCGGCCGTCCCCGCGGGCCTCCTCGTGGGCTCGTCCGACGGCGACGTCTTCGACTCCCTCCGGGCGTCCCTGCCCGCGGTTCGCCTCGAGAATTTCCCGGATCGGGAGCGCCAGCACTTCGACGGCGGCCTCGTCGGCTTTCTGGCCTACGACGCGGTCTACGACTGCTGGCTCGACGAGGTCGGCCTCGACCATCCGGATACTCGCGTCCCCGACGCGCAGTTCTTGCTGACGACGAAGACGCTGGCCTTCGACGAGCACGACGGGACGGTGTCGCTGGTCTGTACGCCGATCGTCGGCCCGGACGACGACCCCGGAGCGGTCTACGACGCCCTCGCCGACGAAGCCGAACGCGTCGTCGAGACGCTCTCGGACGCTCGCGATCCCGACACCGGCGGCTTCGTTCGGCGGGACGAGACGGCCGGCTCGCGCGAGCGATACGAGTCGATCGTCGAGGAGGCGAAGGAGCGCGTCCTCGACGGCGAGATCTACCAGGGCGTTCTCTCGCGCTCGCGCGAACTCGCCGGCGAGGTCGACCCGCTCGCGCTCTACCGATCGCTCCGGGCGGTCAACCCGTCGCCGTACATGTACCTGCTCGCCCACGGCGACCGCACGGTCGTCGGCGCGAGCCCGGAGACGCTCGTCTCGGTCCGGGGTCGCGAGGTCGTCGCCAATCCGATCGCGGGGACGTGTGCGCGCGGGCAGAGCCCGGTCGAGGACCGGCGACTGGCCGGCGAACTGCTGGCCGACGACAAGGAGCGCGCCGAGCACACGATGCTCGTCGACCTGGCGCGAAACGACGTGCGCCGCGTCGCAGAGCCCGGCTCCGTCCGCGTCGCCGAGTTCATGAACGTCCTCAAGTACAGTCACGTTCAGCACATCGAGTCGACGGTGACGGCCCACCTCGCGGCCGACGCGGACGCGTTCGACGCGACGCGGGCCGCCTTCCCGGCTGGGACCCTCGCCGGCGCGCCCAAGATCCGCGCGATGGAGCTCATCGACGCCTTCGAGGACGACCCCCGCGGGCTCTACGGCGGCGGCGTCGGCTACTACTCCTGGGGCGGCGACGCCGACGTGGCGATCGTCATCCGCACGGCGACCATCGCGCGCGGCGGCGCGAGCGCCGTCGACGGGCTGGACGAGGCGGCCGAGGACGACGACCTCGTCACCGTCCGTGCGGGGGCCGGCATCGTCGCCGACAGCGACCCCGCGGCGGAGTACGAAGAGACCGAAGCGAAGATGGACGGCGTCCTGACCGCGCTCGAACGGATCGAGTCGACCGACGCCGGAGACGCAGACGTCGGAGGTGGCGACGCGGGCAGGAGGGACGGCGGTGCAGGCGAGCGAGCGAGCGACGCGGACGAGCGTGATGGGGATGCGGGTAGCGGGGGCGATGACGCGGACGAGATGGACGCCGACGCGCCGTCGAACACGGCGGAGGTGTCGCGATGA
- a CDS encoding phosphoribosylanthranilate isomerase, with protein sequence MTRVKICGVTTEADLETAVDAGADAVGFVSEVSVDSPRAISIDRVASLVAATPPMVTSVLVTMADVDRTIELVDAAEPDVVQVHGEQTPGDLAYLRSKVNAQVALAIDADAVETATRYEELVDALVVDSVDESGAGGTGETHDWGRTRQAVASLSTPVVLAGGLTPGNVAAAVRAVEPFAVDVSSGVEATGGRKDADAVRSFTENANTARTGADAVEV encoded by the coding sequence ATGACCCGCGTGAAGATCTGCGGCGTGACGACCGAGGCGGACTTGGAGACGGCCGTTGACGCCGGCGCGGACGCGGTGGGCTTCGTCAGCGAGGTGTCCGTCGACTCCCCGCGAGCGATATCCATCGATCGCGTCGCGAGCCTCGTCGCGGCGACGCCGCCGATGGTCACCTCAGTACTCGTGACGATGGCCGACGTCGACCGGACGATCGAACTCGTCGACGCGGCGGAACCGGACGTCGTCCAGGTCCACGGGGAGCAAACGCCGGGGGACCTGGCGTACCTGCGGTCGAAGGTGAACGCGCAGGTCGCGCTCGCGATCGACGCCGACGCGGTCGAGACCGCGACCCGGTACGAGGAGTTGGTCGACGCCCTCGTGGTCGACTCGGTCGACGAGTCGGGCGCGGGCGGAACGGGCGAGACCCACGACTGGGGTCGAACCCGCCAGGCGGTGGCGTCGCTCTCGACGCCGGTCGTGCTGGCCGGCGGGCTCACGCCGGGCAACGTCGCGGCCGCGGTTCGAGCGGTCGAACCCTTCGCCGTCGACGTCTCGAGCGGGGTGGAAGCGACGGGCGGACGCAAGGACGCCGACGCGGTCCGGTCGTTCACCGAGAACGCGAACACCGCCCGCACCGGGGCCGACGCCGTGGAGGTCTGA
- the trpD gene encoding anthranilate phosphoribosyltransferase translates to MKAHVERVTDGTDLTQSQARAAATDIFEGATDAQIGALLAGLRAKGETEAEIAGFAEGMRAAANTIDPDRRPLVDTCGTGGDDYDTINVSTTSAIVAAGAGVPIAKHGNAAVSSSSGSSDVLDAVGVDLETDPDAVEAAIERDGIGYLHAPAFHPAMKAVSGPRSELSMRTIFNVLGPLTNPAGADAQVVGVYDPDLVPVLANALSRMSVERALVVHGDGTDEIAIHGPTRVAEVAGEAVESYELTPDDLGLARSPIDAIAGGSPAENAADLEGIVAGAVEGAKRDVILANAGAAIYVGGEAETLEGGVDRAREAIEGGDAAATLDRLRGEATRTVG, encoded by the coding sequence ATGAAAGCACACGTCGAACGCGTCACGGACGGAACGGATCTCACCCAGTCACAGGCCAGAGCCGCGGCCACCGACATCTTCGAGGGGGCCACGGACGCCCAGATCGGCGCCCTGCTCGCCGGCCTCCGGGCGAAGGGCGAGACGGAGGCGGAGATCGCCGGCTTCGCGGAGGGGATGCGGGCGGCGGCGAACACGATCGATCCCGACCGCCGACCGCTGGTCGACACGTGCGGGACGGGCGGGGACGACTACGACACAATCAACGTCTCGACGACGAGCGCGATCGTCGCGGCGGGGGCGGGCGTCCCGATCGCCAAGCACGGCAACGCGGCGGTCTCGTCGTCCTCGGGTAGCTCGGACGTGCTGGACGCCGTCGGGGTCGACCTCGAGACCGATCCCGACGCGGTGGAGGCCGCGATCGAGCGCGACGGCATCGGCTACCTGCACGCGCCCGCGTTCCACCCGGCGATGAAGGCCGTCAGCGGCCCGCGATCGGAACTCTCGATGCGGACCATCTTCAACGTTCTCGGCCCGCTGACCAATCCAGCGGGCGCGGACGCGCAAGTCGTCGGCGTCTACGATCCGGACCTGGTTCCCGTCCTCGCGAACGCCCTGTCCCGGATGTCCGTCGAGCGCGCGCTCGTCGTCCACGGCGACGGGACCGACGAGATCGCCATCCACGGCCCGACGCGGGTTGCGGAGGTCGCCGGTGAAGCCGTCGAGAGCTACGAACTCACCCCCGACGATCTCGGATTGGCGCGATCGCCGATCGATGCGATCGCCGGCGGCTCGCCCGCGGAGAACGCGGCCGACCTCGAGGGGATCGTCGCTGGCGCCGTCGAGGGCGCCAAACGCGACGTCATCCTCGCGAACGCCGGCGCGGCGATCTACGTCGGCGGCGAGGCCGAGACCCTCGAGGGCGGCGTCGATCGCGCCCGCGAGGCCATCGAGGGCGGCGACGCGGCGGCGACGCTCGACCGACTCCGCGGCGAGGCGACGAGGACGGTCGGATGA